A portion of the Juglans microcarpa x Juglans regia isolate MS1-56 chromosome 1D, Jm3101_v1.0, whole genome shotgun sequence genome contains these proteins:
- the LOC121258756 gene encoding plastidic ATP/ADP-transporter-like, which yields MEAVLKAKGLLSLPPSPRARGLTPSQGLRHRFFTPKAKTTGGFSLSSNGFEKFNGFVSKTHGFCQKERNLFICRAEAAAAADGQPPSGELEIEKPNILGIEITTLKKIIPLGLMFFCILFNYTILRDTKDVLVVTAKGSSAEIIPFLKTWVNLPMAVGFMLLYTKLANVLSKQALFYSVILPFIGFFGAFGFFLYPLSNYIHPEAFADKLLNILGPRFLGPLAIMRIWSFCLFYVMAELWGSVVISVLFWGFANQITTVEEAKRFYPLFGLGANVALIFSGRTVKYFSNLRKHLGPGVDGWAISLKAMMSIVVLMGFTICLLYWWVNNYVPLPTRSKKKKEKPKMGTMESLKFLVSSRYIRDLATLVVAYGISINLVEVTWKSKLKAQFPSPNEYSSFMGDFSTATGIATFTMMLLSQFIFEKYGWGVAAKITPTVLLLTGVGFFSLILFGDPLGPSLLKFGITPLLAAVYVGAMQNIFSKSAKYSLFDPCKEMAYIPLDEETKVKGKAAIDVVCNPLGKSGGALIQQFMILTFGSLANSTPYLGGILLVIVLAWLAAAKSLDTQFTALRREEELEKEMERAAVKIPVVAENATGNGSLASGSALNPKAGDPTGSSSETSTP from the exons ATGGAGGCTGTTTTAAAGGCCAAAGGGCTCCTCTCTCTACCCCCAAGCCCCAGAGCCAGGGGTTTAACCCCATCACAGGGCTTAAGGCATAGATTTTTCACCCCAAAGGCTAAAACCACTGGTGGGTTTTCTCTATCCTCGAATGGGTTCGAAAAATTCAATGGGTTTGTCTCAAAAACTCATGGGTTTTGtcaaaaagagagaaacttGTTTATCTGCCGGGCTGAGGCTGCAGCAGCAGCTGATGGGCAGCCACCCTCTGGTGAATTAGAAATTGAGAAGCCAAATATTTTGGGTATTGAAATTACGACGTTGAAGAAGATTATACCTCTTGGGTTGATGTTCTTTTGTATCCTTTTCAACTATACAATACTCAGAGACACGAAGGATGTATTGGTCGTGACAGCCAAAGGGAGCAGTGCAGAAATTATTCCATTTCTGAAAACTTGGGTGAACTTGCCAATGGCTGTTGGGTTCATGTTATTGTACACCAAACTGGCTAATGTGTTGTCTAAGCAGGCTCTCTTCTATTCGGTTATTCTCCCATTCATAGGCTTTTTTGGGGCATTTGGATTTTTCCTGTATCCTCTCAGCAATTATATACACCCAGAGGCGTTTGCTGATAAGCTTCTCAACATACTTGGCCCCAGGTTCCTTGGTCCCCTTGCTATTATGAGGATCTGGAGCTTCTGTTTGTTCTATGTCATGGCTGAACTTTGGGGTAGTGTGGTGATTTCAGTATTGTTTTGGGGGTTTGCAAATCAG ATAACTACTGTTGAGGAAGCAAAAAGATTTTATCCCCTATTTGGTCTTGGGGCAAATGTTGCTCTTATATTTTCAGGTCGAACAGTgaagtatttttcaaatttgaggaAACATTTAGGTCCTGGTGTTGATGGTTGGGCCATTTCCCTTAAAGCAATGATGAGCATTGTGGTGTTGATGGGGTTTACAATCTGTCTTCTATACTGGTGGGTGAATAATTATGTTCCTCTTCCAACCCGTAGTAAGAAGAAGAAG GAGAAGCCGAAAATGGGGACAATGGAGAGTTTGAAATTCTTGGTTTCTTCAAGATACATTAGGGATCTTGCCACTTTGGTGGTTGCATATGGTATTAGCATCAACCTTGTTGAAGTTACATGGAAATCTAAGCTCAAAGCTCAG TTTCCAAGCCCAAATGAGTATTCTTCCTTTATGGGCGACTTCTCAACTGCCACTGGAATAGCGACTTTTACGATGATGCTGCTAAGCCAgttcatatttgaaaaatatggatGGGGAGTTGCTGCCAAAATCACGCCCACAGTCCTGCTTCTGACAGGAGTCGGTTTCTTCTCTCTGATATTATTTGGGGATCCACTTGGACCTTCTCTTTTGAAGTTTGGGATCACACCTCTTCTTGCAGCTGTATATGTGGGTGCCATGCAAAACATATTCAGCAAGAGTGCCAAGTATAGCTTGTTCGACCCTTGCAAAGAGATGGCCTATATTCCGTTGGATGAGGAAACCAAG GTTAAAGGAAAGGCAGCCATTGATGTCGTCTGCAATCCATTGGGGAAGTCTGGCGGTGCTCTAATTCAGCAGTTTATGATCTTAACCTTCGGGTCACTTGCCAATTCGACTCCTTACCTCGGGGGTATACTTTTGGTAATTGTTCTTGCATGGTTAGCAGCAGCCAAGTCACTGGATACGCAGTTTACTGCATTGCGGAGGGAGGAAGAGCTTGAGAAGGAGATGGAAAGAGCAGCTGTCAAGATTCCAGTTGTGGCAGAAAACGCAACTGGGAATGGTTCTCTTGCAAGTGGGTCAGCACTGAATCCAAAAGCCGGTGACCCCACGGGCAGCTCATCTGAAACCTCAACCCCTTAA
- the LOC121261420 gene encoding uncharacterized protein LOC121261420 isoform X1, whose product MPVPSSTKPTTISLRKQSASTVKLRNRRRAIKRLVITAPKTRSYRVRNQWKKYKTNGCANYDILWTIFGQAVATGEQQLEEELRARGPVLGSGVGLDSTIDLDDISMTPSTQGGVSQRMPPRRRRRDAAGPSFSPELSVAIQTLAATSKQRADLDAKMFELCSSKRSRGEG is encoded by the exons ATGCCTGTACCGAGCTCAACTAAACCCACCACAATTTCACTACGGAAGCAAAGCGCCTCCACGGTGAAGCTTCGCAATCGAAGGCGAGCCATCAAGAGATTAGTAATCACGGCTCCGAAGACGCGCTCTTACCGG GTTCGAAACCAGTGGAAAAAATACAAGACCAATGGATGTGCCAACTACGACATCCTTTGGACGATTTTTGGTCAGGCCGTCGCAACAGGG GAGCAGCAACTGGAGGAGGAATTGAGGGCCCGAGGTCCCGTGTTGGGTAGTGGCGTTGGATTAGACTCCACCATTGATTTGGATGACATTTCCATGACTCCATCGACGCAAGGAGGGGTTTCACAGCGAATGCCTCCTCGTAGGCGACGTCGGGATGCAGCCGGACCATCATTCTCACCAGAGCTTAGTGTTGCTATACAGACACTTGCCGCCACTTCTAAACAACGGGCAGATTTGGATGCAAAGATGTTTGAACTTTGCAGCTCCAAGCGCAGTAGAGGCGAGGGTTAG
- the LOC121260371 gene encoding caffeoylshikimate esterase, whose translation MPSEHAASETPPNFWGHMPEEEYYSSQGVRNTKSHFDTPNGKIFTQSFLPLDTQDVKASVFMSHGYGSDTGWLFQKICISFANWGYAVFAADLLGHGRSEGLRCYLGDMEKVAATSLSFFLHTRRSEPYKNLPAFLFGESMGGAATMLMYFQSEPDTWTGLIFSAPLFVMPENMKPSKVRLFVYGMLFGIADTWAAMPDNKMVGKAIKDPEKLKIIASNPRRYTGKPRVGTMRELARVCQYIQDNFGKVTAPFLTVHGTSDGVTCPTSSKMLYEKAASEDKSLKLYDGMYHSLVQGEPDENANLVLKEMREWIDERVERYGSKNPLP comes from the coding sequence ATGCCGTCGGAACATGCGGCCTCCGAGACGCCCCCGAATTTCTGGGGCCACATGCCCGAGGAAGAGTATTACAGCTCCCAGGGCGTGCGCAACACCAAATCCCACTTCGACACCCCCAACGGAAAGATCTTCACCCAGAGCTTCCTTCCCTTGGATACCCAAGACGTTAAAGCCTCCGTCTTCATGAGCCACGGCTATGGCTCCGACACCGGCTGGCTCTTCCAGAAGATCTGTATCAGCTTCGCCAACTGGGGTTACGCTGTTTTCGCCGCCGATCTCCTCGGCCACGGAAGATCCGAAGGCCTTCGCTGCTACCTCGGTGACATGGAAAAGGTCGCCGCTACGTCCCTCTCCTTCTTCCTACATACCCGCCGCAGCGAACCCTACAAAAACCTCCCCGCCTTTCTCTTCGGCGAGTCCATGGGTGGAGCCGCGACCATGCTAATGTACTTCCAATCGGAACCCGACACGTGGACGGGCTTGATCTTCTCAGCCCCACTATTCGTCATGCCGGAGAACATGAAGCCCAGCAAGGTCCGGTTATTCGTGTACGGTATGCTTTTCGGGATTGCCGACACGTGGGCGGCGATGCCGGACAACAAAATGGTCGGAAAAGCGATCAAGGACCCggaaaaattaaagattatagCGTCGAATCCTAGGAGGTACACGGGAAAGCCAAGAGTGGGAACTATGAGGGAGCTGGCTCGTGTGTGCCAGTACATACAGGATAACTTCGGGAAGGTAACGGCGCCATTTTTAACGGTGCACGGGACATCAGATGGGGTGACGTGCCCGACCTCGTCGAAGATGCTCTACGAGAAGGCAGCGAGCGAGGATAAAAGCTTAAAGCTTTACGACGGAATGTACCACTCGTTGGTACAGGGGGAGCCAGATGAGAATGCTAATCTTGTATTGAAGGAAATGAGGGAGTGGATcgacgagagagttgagaggtACGGATCCAAAAATCCCCTTCCTTAA
- the LOC121259812 gene encoding coleoptile phototropism protein 1-like, with the protein MKKISLPESVTFLAKPSQFAAECWFDDACILDMDYFIKTLSGIKAKGVRHDLIGSIITHYASKWLPDLSGGDVMEKSPANYFEESPESVTASWMKKRFFVETIVGVLPPEKDSIPCNFLLRLLRTANMVGVEPTYRAELEKRISWQLDHASLKELMIPSFSHTCGTLLDVDLVIRLVKRFVNLDEAAKTGSALIKVAKLVDCYLAEAAMDSNMSMSELVALAGALPGHSRATDDGLYRAIDTYLKAHPDTTKEERKSLCTLIDSRKLSSEASLHAAQNERLPVRAVIQVLFSEQNKLSRHVDWSGSFNGNRSPNPGIDHPARCFSKREMTTQQMEIRRLKEDVIRLQNQCNTMQAQIERLVEKKRGFFNWKKLGMPSFKSVSVVDKLIEEVEEPVEYGRETPLDMKTKLVRGRNNPPKWRKSMS; encoded by the exons atgaagaagatatCGTTACCGGAATCTGTCACTTTCCTGGCGAAACCATCCCAATTCGCGGCCGAATGCTGGTTCGACGATGCGTGTATCCTCGACATGGACTACTTTATCAAAACCCTCTCCGGCATTAAGGCCAAGGGTGTCCGGCACGACCTGATCGGTTCGATAATCACTCACTACGCCTCCAAATGGCTGCCGGACCTATCCGGTGGGGACGTGATGGAAAAGAGCCCAGCAAATTACTTTGAAGAATCTCCGGAAAGCGTCACGGCTTCATGGATGAAGAAAAGGTTCTTTGTGGAAACCATAGTGGGAGTTCTCCCTCCCGAAAAGGATTCCATCCCATGTAACTTCCTTCTCCGCCTCCTCCGCACCGCCAACATGGTCGGGGTCGAGCCCACATATCGGGCCGAGCTTGAGAAACGTATATCATGGCAACTCGACCACGCTTCATTGAAAGAGCTAATGATACCATCCTTTAGTCACACTTGTGGGACTTTGCTAGATGTCGACCTCGTTATTCGGCTGGTGAAGAGGTTTGTGAATTTGGATGAGGCTGCTAAGACTGGCTCTGCATTGATTAAGGTGGCAAAACTTGTGGATTGTTATCTCGCCGAGGCAGCCATGGATTCAAATATGAGCATGTCGGAGCTTGTTGCGCTTGCCGGAGCTCTCCCTGGCCATTCTCGTGCCACGGATGATGGGTTATACCGAGCCATTGATACTTATCTCAAA GCACATCCTGACAcaacaaaggaagaaagaaaaagtctCTGCACACTGATTGACAGCCGAAAACTCTCATCGGAAGCATCCCTTCACGCTGCACAAAACGAACGCTTACCCGTCCGAGCTGTTATCCAGGTGCTCTTCTCCGAGCAAAATAAGCTTAGTCGCCATGTAGATTGGAGTGGCTCCTTCAACGGCAACCGGAGCCCGAACCCAGGAATTGACCACCCAGCTCGATGCTTCTCGAAGCGTGAAATGACAACTCAACAGATGGAGATAAGGAGGTTGAAGGAAGATGTTATTAGGCTTCAAAACCAGTGCAACACCATGCAAGCGCAAATAGAGAGGCTtgtggagaagaagagagggttTTTCAATTGGAAGAAGCTCGGAATGCCTTCATTCAAGAGTGTTAGTGTGGTTGATAAGCTGATCGAAGAGGTTGAAGAACCGGTGGAGTACGGACGAGAAACGCCTTTGGACATGAAAACTAAGTTGGTGAGAGGTCggaacaatcctcccaagtggAGGAAATCCATGTCTTGA
- the LOC121261420 gene encoding uncharacterized protein LOC121261420 isoform X2 produces the protein MPVPSSTKPTTISLRKQSASTVKLRNRRRAIKRLVITAPKTRSYRPYFLRSSRSSSYKEPPTREEEQQLEEELRARGPVLGSGVGLDSTIDLDDISMTPSTQGGVSQRMPPRRRRRDAAGPSFSPELSVAIQTLAATSKQRADLDAKMFELCSSKRSRGEG, from the exons ATGCCTGTACCGAGCTCAACTAAACCCACCACAATTTCACTACGGAAGCAAAGCGCCTCCACGGTGAAGCTTCGCAATCGAAGGCGAGCCATCAAGAGATTAGTAATCACGGCTCCGAAGACGCGCTCTTACCGG CCCTACTTTCTGCGCTCATCTCGCAGCTCCTCGTACAAG GAACCCCCTACTAGAGAGGAGGAGCAGCAACTGGAGGAGGAATTGAGGGCCCGAGGTCCCGTGTTGGGTAGTGGCGTTGGATTAGACTCCACCATTGATTTGGATGACATTTCCATGACTCCATCGACGCAAGGAGGGGTTTCACAGCGAATGCCTCCTCGTAGGCGACGTCGGGATGCAGCCGGACCATCATTCTCACCAGAGCTTAGTGTTGCTATACAGACACTTGCCGCCACTTCTAAACAACGGGCAGATTTGGATGCAAAGATGTTTGAACTTTGCAGCTCCAAGCGCAGTAGAGGCGAGGGTTAG
- the LOC121247921 gene encoding putative nuclease HARBI1: MDNDSDAWNDDDNIEENDTSEESSSSNASSTFDFDTWAEWYAWSRRNDGTEEAVLLSMLMEEQQSHAPRRMPRPQHNIGLRGNQYIIAVLNGHPDTCYEMFRMEVDVFWALCDRLRTDARLRDSSREVTVEEALGMFCYTVGHGVVQRNAANLFQHSVETINRHVYHVMRALCRLSRSVIKPSQTTGVMPYIEGNPRHYPWFEKCHGAMDGVMIKAAAPASVANAYLNRYHRITQNVMCVCDFEMKFTFVYAGWEGTAHDARVLIDALRRLGNHFPWPEEGYYYLVDSAFPCTEGFMPPYPRVRYHRFERRGSRTFQGYKYLFNYRHSSLRNVIERTFGVLKKRFRILNLMPPYLPTRQRYLIIACCTIHNFIRMVTPNDRDFLIYSNPDDYPGMDANQNTSEETHVPNMSTASAQAMAARRDAIALPMWEHSYGQQGNT, translated from the exons ATGGACAATGATAGCGATGCGTGGAATGATGACGACAATATCGAGGAGAATGACACGAGTGAAGAGAGCTCTAGTAGTAACGCGTCAAGTAcatttgattttgatacatgggcGGAATGGTACGCATGGTCTAGACGTAACGATGGTACGGAAGAAGCAGTTCTTTTGAGCATGTTGATGGAGGAGCAGCAATCCCATGCCCCACGTCGTATGCCCAGGCCACAACATAACATTGGCTTGCGTGGTAACCAGTACATCATCGCAGTACTAAATGGACATCCTGACACCTGTTATGAGATGTTCCGAATGGAGGTAGATGTATTCTGGGCCTTATGTGATCGTTTACGTACAGATGCAAGATTGCGTGATTCGTCACGAGAAGTCACGGTTGAGGAAGCCTTAGGAATGTTTTGCTACACTGTCGGGCATGGTGTCGTTCAACGGAATGCAGCTAACTTGTTTCAACATTCGGTTGAAACAATAAATCGACATGTGTACCACGTAATGCGTGCATTATGTCGTCTATCGCGCAGTGTGATTAAACCGAGCCAGACAACTGGGGTGATGCCTTATATTGAAGGAAATCCAAGACATTATCCATGGTTCGAG AAATGTCATGGTGCAATGGATGGGGTCATGATCAAGGCAGCTGCACCGGCTTCCGTAGCAAATGCATACTTAAATCGGTATCACAGGATTACTCAGAATGTCATGTGTGTCTGTGATTTCGAAATGAAATTCACATTCGTATACGCAGGGTGGGAGGGTACAGCCCATGATGCTCGTGTTTTAATTGATGCGTTGAGGCGTCTGGGGAACCATTTTCCATGGCCTGAAGAGG gtTATTATTATCTAGTAGATTCGGCATTTCCATGTACTGAAGGATTTATGCCACCGTATCCGAGGGTAAGGTATCATAGATTTGAACGAAGAGGCTCTCGTACCTTCCAAGGATATAAATATCTGTTTAATTATCGGCATTCATCCCTTCGGAATGTCATTGAACGAACATTCGGCGTGTTGAAGAAGCGTTTtcgaattttaaatttaatgccCCCATACCTTCCAACTCGGCAACGATATCttattattgcatgttgtacgaTCCATAACTTTATCCGCATGGTTACACCTAATGATCGGGATTTTCTAATATATAGCAATCCAGATGATTATCCAGGAATGGATGCGAATCAGAACACCAGTGAAGAGACTCATGTACCTAACATGTCGACTGCATCAGCACAAGCGATGGCCGCAAGAAGAGATGCTATTGCATTACCTATGTGGGAGCATAGTTATGGTCAACAAGGCAACACCTAA